In one Flavobacteriales bacterium genomic region, the following are encoded:
- a CDS encoding heavy metal translocating P-type ATPase — MKTETSTLVIPVENMDSEHCALIVDKALGTVPSIATHHVELNNRSAVVQSITPVEAVRDAVKAIRDNGYDVPTVKRTFPVTGMTCASCVASVESMLQAQPGVLEAAVNLATNTVQVRYVPGVIDERRMRAAIQSIGYDLIIGEEREATADMEAIARERMASLKKRLWASMALSIPLVVIGMFMMHEPWANVVMWALSTPVVLVFGRQFFINAWKQAKHRSANMDTLVALSTGVAYVFSVFNTAYPQFWTDRGLMPHVYFEAAAVVITFILLGKFLEERAKAGTSSAIKKLMGLRPNTVLREAADGSTREVPIADVNVDDILVVRPGESIAVDGEVVSGESYVNESMLSGEPVPVAKTAGAKLLAGTINQKGSLRMRAEKVGSATLLAQIVRTVQEAQGSKAPVQKLVDKVAAVFVPIVIGIALLSAIAWWVLGGEHAFTQGLLALVTVLVIACPCALGLATPTAIMAGMGKGAENGILIKDADSLERARNITAIVLDKTGTITEGKPEVVEAVGLTEQPVGAAVLAIEARSEHPLAEAVVRHLHAAGVHQAAAVGAFDSLTGKGVKATVNGSGWLVGNRRLLEENGIVVTGEWRTHEKRWQEAAHTVVWVAEGTQVRAAVAIADRIKPSAASAIARLKRAGIKVYMQTGDARRTAQAVAQAVGIDDFRSEVLPKDKGAFVTGLQQQGHVVAMVGDGINDSEALAKADVGIAMGKGSDIALDVARLTLIATDLNAIPRAIQLSRRTVALIRQNLFWAFIYNIIGIPIAAGVLYPINGFLLDPMIAGAAMALSSVSVVSNSLRLRWAKLDK, encoded by the coding sequence ATGAAGACCGAGACGAGCACCCTGGTGATCCCCGTGGAGAACATGGACAGCGAGCATTGCGCGCTGATCGTGGACAAGGCCCTGGGCACCGTGCCCAGCATCGCCACCCACCATGTGGAGCTGAACAACCGCAGCGCGGTGGTGCAGAGCATCACGCCCGTGGAGGCCGTGCGCGATGCCGTGAAGGCGATCCGCGACAACGGCTACGACGTGCCCACGGTGAAGCGCACCTTCCCGGTGACCGGCATGACCTGCGCCAGCTGCGTGGCCAGCGTGGAGAGCATGCTGCAGGCCCAGCCGGGGGTGCTCGAGGCCGCGGTGAACCTGGCCACCAACACGGTGCAGGTGCGCTATGTGCCCGGTGTGATCGATGAGCGCCGCATGCGCGCCGCGATCCAAAGCATCGGCTACGACCTCATCATCGGGGAGGAGCGCGAGGCCACCGCCGACATGGAGGCGATCGCGCGTGAGCGCATGGCCTCGCTGAAGAAGCGCCTGTGGGCCTCCATGGCCCTCAGCATCCCGCTGGTGGTGATCGGCATGTTCATGATGCATGAACCCTGGGCCAACGTGGTGATGTGGGCCCTCAGCACGCCCGTGGTGCTCGTCTTCGGCCGGCAGTTCTTCATCAACGCCTGGAAGCAGGCGAAGCACCGCAGCGCCAACATGGACACCCTGGTGGCCCTGAGCACCGGCGTGGCCTACGTCTTCAGCGTCTTCAACACTGCCTATCCGCAGTTCTGGACCGACCGCGGACTGATGCCGCATGTGTACTTCGAGGCCGCCGCGGTGGTCATCACCTTCATCCTGCTGGGCAAGTTCCTGGAGGAGCGCGCCAAGGCCGGCACCAGCAGTGCCATCAAGAAGCTGATGGGCCTACGCCCGAACACGGTGCTGCGCGAGGCCGCCGATGGCAGCACGCGCGAGGTACCCATCGCCGACGTGAACGTGGACGACATCCTCGTGGTGCGTCCCGGCGAGAGCATCGCGGTGGACGGCGAAGTGGTAAGCGGGGAGAGCTACGTGAATGAGAGCATGCTGAGCGGTGAGCCTGTGCCGGTGGCGAAGACGGCCGGTGCAAAGCTGCTGGCCGGCACCATCAACCAGAAAGGCAGCCTGCGCATGCGTGCCGAGAAGGTGGGCTCGGCCACGCTGCTCGCCCAGATCGTGCGCACCGTGCAAGAGGCCCAGGGCAGCAAGGCCCCGGTGCAGAAGCTGGTGGACAAGGTGGCCGCGGTCTTCGTGCCCATCGTCATCGGCATCGCGCTGCTGAGCGCCATCGCCTGGTGGGTGCTCGGCGGTGAGCATGCCTTCACCCAGGGCCTGCTCGCGCTGGTCACCGTGCTGGTGATCGCCTGCCCCTGCGCCCTCGGCCTCGCCACGCCCACGGCCATCATGGCCGGCATGGGCAAGGGGGCCGAGAACGGCATCCTCATCAAGGACGCCGACAGCCTGGAGCGCGCACGCAACATCACCGCCATCGTGCTCGACAAGACCGGCACCATCACCGAAGGCAAGCCTGAGGTGGTGGAGGCCGTGGGGTTGACCGAACAGCCCGTCGGCGCCGCGGTGCTCGCGATCGAAGCGCGGTCCGAGCATCCCCTGGCCGAGGCGGTCGTTCGGCACCTGCATGCCGCCGGCGTGCACCAGGCCGCTGCGGTGGGCGCGTTCGACAGCCTCACCGGTAAGGGCGTCAAGGCCACGGTGAACGGGTCGGGCTGGCTCGTGGGTAATCGCCGGTTGCTGGAGGAGAACGGCATCGTCGTCACCGGCGAGTGGCGCACGCACGAGAAGCGCTGGCAGGAGGCAGCGCACACGGTGGTGTGGGTGGCGGAGGGCACGCAGGTGCGCGCCGCCGTGGCCATCGCCGACCGCATCAAGCCTTCGGCCGCCTCGGCCATCGCACGCCTGAAGCGCGCCGGCATCAAGGTGTACATGCAGACCGGTGATGCGCGCCGCACCGCGCAGGCCGTGGCCCAGGCCGTGGGCATCGACGACTTTCGCAGCGAGGTGCTGCCCAAGGACAAGGGCGCCTTCGTGACCGGCCTGCAGCAGCAGGGCCACGTGGTGGCCATGGTGGGCGACGGCATCAACGACAGCGAGGCGCTGGCGAAGGCCGATGTGGGCATCGCCATGGGCAAGGGCAGCGACATCGCCTTGGACGTGGCGCGCCTGACCCTGATCGCCACGGACCTCAACGCCATCCCGCGCGCCATCCAACTCTCCCGCCGCACCGTGGCGCTCATCCGCCAGAACCTCTTCTGGGCCTTCATCTACAACATCATCGGCATCCCCATCGCGGCTGGTGTGCTTTACCCCATCAACGGTTTCCTGCTGGACCCCATGATCGCCGGTGCGGCGATGGCGCTGAGCAGCGTGAGCGTGGTGAGCAACAGCCTCAGACTACGCTGGGCGAAACTGGACAAGTGA
- a CDS encoding cation transporter, which produces MDNTNIALPLLDVNSAHCALRVEKALHGVPTLEEARVDLDRHLATLRSATSAQAVREAVAAIRKAGYNVATERHRFSTTGITCAGCANKAGDILNKLPGVVSATADHVTRTADVEVVQGTLTQEDLLNALRPAGYGLLPVAA; this is translated from the coding sequence ATGGACAACACGAACATCGCCCTCCCCCTGCTCGACGTGAACAGCGCGCATTGCGCCCTGCGCGTGGAGAAGGCCCTGCATGGCGTGCCCACGCTGGAGGAGGCCCGTGTGGACCTCGACCGCCACCTGGCCACGTTGCGGTCGGCCACCTCGGCCCAGGCCGTGCGCGAGGCCGTCGCCGCCATCCGCAAGGCCGGCTACAACGTCGCCACCGAGCGGCACCGCTTCAGCACCACCGGCATCACCTGCGCCGGATGCGCCAACAAGGCCGGCGACATCCTCAACAAGCTGCCCGGCGTGGTGAGCGCCACCGCCGACCACGTGACCCGCACCGCCGACGTGGAAGTGGTGCAGGGCACCCTCACCCAAGAGGACCTCCTCAACGCGCTGCGCCCGGCGGGCTATGGCCTGCTGCCGGTGGCCGCCTGA
- a CDS encoding helix-turn-helix transcriptional regulator, which produces MKLVVRNMVCDRCKAVVRRVLGEQGLRVLQVDLGEVELEQEPSDAELEATRAALMTEGFELVDSREAATIARIKAAIVKLVHHNEQLNGRVKLGEHLPDVLHRDYSGLSALFSQVEGITIEQYFLLQRLERVKELIRYDELTLSEIADRTGFSSVAHLSAQFKKLTGMTPSAFKAMGMGRTPLDQVG; this is translated from the coding sequence ATGAAGCTCGTGGTGCGCAACATGGTGTGCGACCGCTGCAAGGCGGTGGTGCGGCGCGTGCTGGGAGAGCAGGGCCTGCGCGTGCTGCAGGTGGACCTCGGCGAAGTGGAGCTGGAGCAGGAACCCTCCGATGCCGAGCTCGAGGCCACGCGCGCCGCGCTGATGACCGAGGGCTTCGAGCTGGTGGACAGCCGCGAGGCCGCCACCATCGCGCGCATCAAGGCCGCCATCGTGAAGCTGGTGCACCACAACGAGCAGCTCAATGGGCGCGTGAAGCTGGGCGAGCACCTGCCGGATGTGCTGCACCGCGATTACTCTGGGCTCTCCGCGCTCTTCTCGCAGGTGGAGGGCATCACCATCGAGCAGTACTTCCTGCTTCAACGCCTGGAGCGGGTGAAGGAGCTCATCCGGTACGACGAGCTCACCCTGAGCGAGATCGCCGACCGCACGGGCTTCAGCAGCGTGGCGCACCTGAGCGCCCAGTTCAAGAAGCTCACCGGCATGACGCCCTCCGCCTTCAAGGCCATGGGCATGGGCCGCACCCCGCTGGACCAGGTGGGTTGA
- a CDS encoding ABC transporter ATP-binding protein gives MSLLRTHDLSKVYRTDTVETTALNDVSIAIGQGEFAAIMGPSGCGKSTLLNILGLLDSPTSGQYLVGGEDVSGYNERRRAEVRKSTIGFVFQSFNLIDELTVAENIELPLIYTRMGRADRRQRVQEAMERMSIGHRAGHFPQQLSGGQQQRVAIARAVVNSPRLILADEPTGNLDSAMGEEVMGLLTELNRAGTTVIIVTHSLRDAGYAQRTIKLLDGRVVEGNVPAQALL, from the coding sequence ATGAGCCTCCTGAGAACCCATGACCTTTCGAAGGTCTACCGCACGGATACCGTGGAGACCACCGCGCTCAACGACGTGAGCATCGCCATCGGCCAGGGCGAGTTCGCGGCCATCATGGGCCCCAGCGGCTGCGGCAAGTCCACGCTGCTGAACATCCTGGGGCTGCTCGACTCGCCCACCAGCGGGCAGTACCTCGTGGGCGGTGAGGATGTGAGCGGCTACAACGAGCGGCGGCGCGCCGAGGTGCGCAAGAGCACCATCGGCTTCGTCTTCCAGAGCTTCAACCTGATCGATGAGCTCACCGTGGCCGAGAACATAGAGCTGCCGCTGATCTACACGCGCATGGGCAGGGCCGATCGTCGGCAGCGCGTGCAGGAGGCCATGGAGCGCATGAGTATCGGGCACCGGGCCGGGCATTTCCCGCAGCAGCTCAGCGGCGGCCAGCAGCAGCGCGTGGCGATCGCCCGCGCCGTGGTGAACAGCCCCAGGCTCATCCTGGCCGACGAGCCCACCGGTAACCTGGACAGCGCGATGGGCGAGGAGGTGATGGGGCTGCTCACCGAGCTGAACAGGGCCGGCACCACCGTCATCATCGTCACGCACAGCCTCCGCGATGCGGGCTACGCCCAGCGCACCATCAAGCTGCTCGACGGAAGGGTGGTGGAGGGCAACGTGCCGGCGCAGGCGCTGCTGTGA